One genomic window of Chloroflexota bacterium includes the following:
- a CDS encoding leucine/isoleucine/valine transporter permease subunit, whose product MESKQSTWKQALWAGLLAGAVALYFTLVGMVQTFSKRAVIADLSLGHITLLLAAGTVLYVFALRDHSPVGGRLLHTTFAGGVGGLVLGLYPFLGQWIDFHYMFVRTSPQLYALLRFGQPPTTGLILMIVLGAVLGAVLAGLTLLEPFWRDAIIRSTLITITVGMLSDLFKGMTIGVLFEPFMNAEGLNYVGAVLVFGLTIAYVVLARKRAEQRAALEAAGELPQARLSPSVRRWAISVGLMVLLLALPAILGSYLSHVLNMVGLYIIMGLGLNIVVGYAGLLDLGYVAFFALGAYTMGLLTSTGPLGIAHFTFWEALPFSILVALVAGILLGIPVLRMRGDYLAIVTLGFGEIIRILALSNWLKPLIGGAQGILLIKKPPFGPWTLETPIHFYYLILAGIILAFFVAYRLRESRLGRAWMAMREDEDVAEAMGIDLVVTKLTAFAFGASFSGLSGAIFASYVGSIFPHSFNLLISINVLSLIIVGGVGSLPGVVVGSMALVGLPELLREFAEYRMLMYGLALIAMMLLKPEGFWPEPIRKRELRVEETGD is encoded by the coding sequence ATGGAATCTAAGCAATCGACCTGGAAACAAGCGTTATGGGCTGGCTTGCTGGCGGGTGCTGTCGCGCTCTACTTCACGCTGGTGGGGATGGTGCAGACGTTCAGCAAGCGGGCCGTGATCGCTGACCTTTCTTTGGGGCACATCACCCTGTTGCTGGCAGCAGGCACGGTGTTGTATGTGTTTGCGCTGCGGGACCACTCGCCTGTGGGGGGGCGTCTGTTGCACACCACCTTTGCGGGGGGTGTGGGCGGCCTGGTGCTGGGGTTGTACCCTTTTCTTGGTCAGTGGATAGATTTTCATTATATGTTCGTGCGTACCTCGCCGCAGTTGTATGCCCTTTTGCGGTTTGGGCAACCCCCGACGACGGGCTTGATTTTGATGATTGTGCTCGGCGCGGTGTTAGGCGCGGTGCTGGCCGGATTGACACTGCTTGAACCTTTCTGGCGCGATGCCATCATTCGCTCCACGCTCATCACCATCACGGTGGGTATGCTTTCCGACTTATTCAAAGGCATGACCATCGGCGTGCTCTTTGAGCCGTTCATGAACGCTGAGGGCTTGAATTATGTGGGCGCAGTGCTGGTGTTTGGGTTGACGATCGCCTATGTCGTCCTGGCCCGTAAGCGCGCCGAGCAACGTGCCGCCCTGGAAGCCGCCGGCGAGTTACCGCAAGCGCGGCTGTCGCCGAGTGTCCGCCGTTGGGCGATTTCCGTAGGGTTGATGGTGCTGCTGCTGGCTTTGCCTGCCATTTTGGGCTCGTACCTCAGCCATGTACTCAACATGGTTGGCCTGTATATCATCATGGGGTTGGGCCTGAACATCGTGGTGGGTTACGCTGGCCTGCTCGACCTCGGTTATGTGGCCTTCTTCGCCTTGGGCGCTTATACCATGGGGCTGTTGACCTCTACCGGCCCGCTGGGGATTGCGCACTTCACTTTTTGGGAAGCCCTGCCGTTCTCCATCCTTGTGGCGCTGGTGGCGGGCATCTTGCTTGGTATTCCGGTGCTGCGGATGCGGGGTGACTACCTGGCCATCGTGACCTTAGGTTTCGGCGAGATCATCCGTATCCTGGCGCTTTCCAACTGGCTGAAGCCCCTCATTGGCGGCGCGCAGGGCATCTTGCTCATCAAGAAGCCGCCTTTTGGCCCCTGGACCCTGGAGACGCCCATTCACTTCTACTACCTCATCCTGGCGGGTATCATTCTCGCGTTCTTTGTGGCCTACCGCCTGCGTGAGTCGCGGCTCGGGCGGGCGTGGATGGCGATGCGCGAGGATGAGGACGTCGCCGAGGCTATGGGCATCGACCTGGTGGTCACCAAACTGACGGCCTTTGCCTTTGGCGCTTCGTTCTCCGGCCTTTCGGGCGCTATCTTCGCTTCGTATGTCGGTTCCATTTTCCCCCACAGTTTCAACCTGCTGATTTCCATCAACGTGCTCTCGCTCATCATCGTGGGTGGCGTGGGAAGCCTGCCCGGCGTGGTGGTCGGCTCGATGGCGTTGGTGGGGCTGCCCGAACTGCTGCGAGAATTTGCCGAGTACCGGATGCTGATGTACGGCCTGGCATTGATTGCCATGATGCTGCTCAAGCCCGAGGGCTTCTGGCCGGAACCCATTCGGAAACGCGAACTGCGCGTCGAAGAGACGGGCGATTAG
- a CDS encoding ABC transporter ATP-binding protein: protein MAPILIAKGVTKRFGGLVAVNSLDFTIEAGSIAAVIGPNGAGKTTFFNCITGFYTPEEGQIIFDGHEIQGFRPDRVTRMGIARTYQNIRLFANMTALENIMVGRHPLMHHNWWDAILHTPRYRKEEKEALEEAQRLLNFVGLSGLGDQLARNLPYGAQRRLEIARALASKPKLLLLDEPTAGMNPNETGEMIRFIRHLRDELGLSILLIEHDMKVVMTISEKIAVMDFGKKIAEGKPEEIQRNPRVIEAYLGRGAASGLGSSQAAATA from the coding sequence ATGGCTCCCATTTTGATTGCAAAAGGTGTGACGAAACGGTTTGGCGGGTTGGTGGCCGTCAACAGCCTGGATTTCACCATTGAAGCCGGCAGCATCGCTGCGGTCATTGGTCCGAATGGTGCGGGCAAGACCACCTTCTTCAACTGCATCACTGGCTTCTACACGCCCGAAGAAGGGCAAATCATCTTCGACGGCCACGAAATTCAGGGCTTCCGGCCCGATCGGGTAACGCGCATGGGAATTGCCCGCACTTACCAGAACATCCGGTTGTTTGCCAACATGACGGCGTTGGAAAATATCATGGTGGGGCGGCACCCGCTGATGCATCATAACTGGTGGGATGCAATCTTGCACACGCCCCGCTACCGCAAGGAAGAAAAAGAAGCCCTGGAAGAGGCCCAGCGACTGCTCAATTTCGTGGGGCTGAGCGGTTTGGGCGACCAACTGGCTCGCAACCTGCCCTACGGCGCACAACGGCGTCTGGAAATTGCCCGTGCCCTTGCCAGTAAACCTAAACTCTTGTTGCTGGATGAGCCGACCGCTGGTATGAACCCCAACGAGACTGGCGAGATGATTCGCTTCATCCGCCACCTGCGGGATGAACTCGGCTTGAGCATTTTGCTCATTGAGCACGATATGAAAGTGGTGATGACCATCAGCGAGAAAATCGCGGTGATGGACTTTGGTAAGAAGATTGCCGAGGGCAAACCCGAAGAAATTCAGCGCAACCCGCGGGTGATTGAAGCCTACCTGGGGCGGGGGGCTGCCTCTGGTTTGGGAAGCAGCCAGGCCGCGGCAACGGCGTAA
- a CDS encoding ABC transporter ATP-binding protein — MAMLELHDVHSFYGNIEALKGISLTVEKGEIVTLIGANGAGKTTTLRTITGLIKPRQGTVILEGEDLTTFKPHEIVYKGVSMVPEGRGIFARLTVAENLDLGAYSRNDKQGIKADLERVYELFPRLKERRNQVAGTLSGGEQQMLAIGRALMARPRLLLLDEPSMGLAPVLVELIFDTIVDINKQGTTILLVEQNALMALSIAHRGYVLRTGEIVLADTAENLRTNEMVQKTYLGME; from the coding sequence ATGGCTATGCTTGAACTTCACGACGTCCATTCCTTCTACGGCAACATTGAGGCCCTCAAAGGCATTTCGTTGACCGTGGAAAAAGGCGAAATCGTGACCCTGATTGGCGCGAACGGCGCGGGCAAAACCACCACCCTGCGCACCATCACGGGCCTCATCAAGCCGCGTCAGGGCACGGTCATTTTGGAAGGCGAAGACCTGACGACTTTCAAGCCCCATGAAATCGTTTACAAAGGTGTGTCGATGGTGCCGGAAGGCCGCGGTATCTTTGCCCGCTTGACGGTGGCCGAAAACCTCGACCTGGGCGCTTACAGCCGCAACGACAAACAAGGCATCAAAGCCGACCTGGAACGAGTTTACGAACTCTTCCCCCGCTTGAAGGAACGCCGCAATCAGGTGGCGGGCACGCTTTCGGGTGGTGAGCAGCAGATGCTTGCTATCGGCCGCGCGCTGATGGCGCGCCCCCGTTTGCTGTTGCTGGACGAGCCTTCGATGGGCCTTGCGCCGGTGCTGGTCGAACTCATCTTCGACACCATCGTGGATATCAACAAGCAAGGCACAACCATCTTACTGGTCGAGCAAAACGCGCTCATGGCGCTTTCCATTGCCCACCGCGGCTACGTGCTCCGCACGGGCGAAATTGTGCTGGCCGATACGGCTGAAAACCTGCGCACTAACGAAATGGTGCAGAAGACTTACCTCGGCATGGAATGA
- a CDS encoding metallophosphoesterase, whose translation MITLGVIADTHVPDRARAVPPEALEIFRQAGVAAILHAGDVIRPSVLTTLEAIAPTYAVRGNRDWYFLRRLPSRRVLQFEGVRVGMCHGHGSFRRYLGDKWEHFRRGAPPFARFAYRALAAFPQVDVVVFGHTHYPVCRWVGVQLLCNPGSPVVPALPGVPRAVGLLHINGRTVWGELRVLGQAQVEV comes from the coding sequence ATGATCACCCTTGGCGTTATTGCCGACACCCACGTCCCCGACCGGGCCCGCGCCGTGCCGCCCGAGGCGCTGGAGATCTTTCGGCAGGCTGGCGTCGCGGCAATTTTGCACGCTGGCGATGTCATTCGCCCGTCGGTGCTGACCACGCTGGAAGCCATTGCGCCCACCTATGCCGTGCGGGGCAACCGCGACTGGTATTTCCTGCGGCGCTTGCCATCGCGGCGGGTGTTGCAGTTTGAAGGGGTGCGTGTGGGCATGTGCCACGGTCATGGCTCTTTCCGGCGCTATTTGGGGGATAAGTGGGAGCACTTTCGCCGCGGCGCGCCGCCGTTTGCCCGTTTTGCCTATCGCGCGTTGGCTGCTTTCCCCCAGGTGGATGTGGTGGTGTTCGGCCACACCCATTACCCCGTTTGCCGTTGGGTGGGGGTTCAACTGTTGTGTAACCCGGGCTCGCCCGTGGTGCCTGCGCTGCCGGGCGTGCCGCGAGCGGTGGGCTTGTTGCATATCAATGGGCGTACCGTGTGGGGAGAACTGCGTGTGTTGGGTCAGGCGCAGGTTGAGGTATAA
- a CDS encoding M20/M25/M40 family metallo-hydrolase — protein MPSLLPRLLDLAVAIQQIPAPTGEETARAAFVKERFAAEGLAVETDAVGNVYARLPGASSARPVVVSAHLDTVFPANTPLAMQRDAHRIAGPGIGDNSVAVAALLGLVWLLRVENRRLPTDLWLVANVGEEGLGNLKGMKSIVARFGAQARAYIVLEGLGLGWVYPRALGVRRYALTVRTAGGHAWANAGSPSAIHTLAALITRLEAQQRPRETSFNVGTFHGGVSINTIAPEARAEIDLRAVHADALEALAQRLEAEAHRARQPGVEITWEHIGDRPTGSLPLSHPLVQAALTALRRRGLSGRTAVASTDANIPLSRGYPAICLGLTTGGGAHTLKEFIHTRPLSTGLAVLAETVVAASRL, from the coding sequence ATGCCCTCGCTGCTTCCACGCCTGCTCGACCTGGCTGTTGCCATCCAGCAAATTCCCGCACCCACGGGGGAAGAAACCGCCCGCGCGGCCTTCGTGAAGGAGCGCTTTGCCGCCGAAGGGCTGGCCGTAGAAACTGACGCGGTGGGCAATGTGTACGCCCGCCTGCCGGGGGCTTCCTCGGCGCGGCCAGTGGTGGTTTCCGCACACCTGGATACGGTGTTCCCAGCCAACACCCCGCTTGCCATGCAGCGCGACGCCCACCGCATTGCAGGGCCAGGCATTGGCGACAACAGCGTCGCGGTGGCAGCCCTGCTCGGCCTGGTGTGGCTGCTGCGCGTCGAAAACCGCCGTCTGCCCACCGACCTCTGGCTGGTTGCCAACGTGGGCGAAGAAGGGTTAGGCAACCTCAAAGGCATGAAAAGCATTGTGGCGCGCTTTGGCGCGCAGGCCCGTGCTTACATCGTGCTGGAAGGGCTGGGGCTGGGCTGGGTGTACCCGCGCGCGCTGGGAGTGCGGCGTTATGCTCTTACCGTCCGCACAGCAGGGGGGCACGCCTGGGCCAATGCCGGTTCGCCTTCTGCCATTCACACGCTGGCAGCGCTCATCACCCGCCTGGAAGCCCAACAGCGCCCGCGAGAAACCTCGTTCAATGTCGGCACCTTCCACGGCGGCGTTTCCATCAACACCATCGCCCCTGAGGCCCGCGCCGAAATTGACCTGCGCGCCGTCCATGCCGACGCTCTGGAAGCCCTGGCCCAAAGGCTGGAAGCCGAAGCCCATCGGGCGCGCCAGCCCGGCGTCGAAATCACCTGGGAACACATCGGTGACCGCCCGACGGGGAGCCTCCCCCTCAGCCATCCCCTGGTGCAGGCCGCGCTAACGGCTCTGCGCCGCCGCGGCCTCAGCGGGCGCACGGCTGTGGCCTCGACCGACGCGAACATCCCCCTCAGCCGCGGTTACCCGGCCATCTGCCTGGGGTTGACCACGGGAGGCGGTGCACACACCCTCAAGGAATTCATCCACACCCGCCCCCTGAGCACCGGCCTCGCGGTGCTCGCCGAGACCGTGGTCGCAGCCAGCCGCCTGTAG
- a CDS encoding carbohydrate kinase family protein — MCCPRKAARRLLAFLVLSLMADYLFLGALTRDFILPPHGKPLLDVPGGGVLYAAAGAALWGGKVGVVARVGEDFPRTWLDTIRQRGWDIRGIKILPQPLDTRRVLIYRPDGGLSNEQPASAFARRGLDFPRELLNYAPHTLRRADLEQPTPTTLRLADLPPDFADARAAHFCPHDFLTHHLLPATLRTAGVPLTTLSPHPAYMTSLFAQRIPPLVHGLTALITPETTLAALFREQYSDLWEMATAIGHWQVELVVIRRASGEVWLYESTSRRRWVIPGYPTEVADPTGADDAFAGAFLVAYRETLDPVQAAVRGAATATLAAETRGVFALADTLPALLHARAEALMRDVRQV, encoded by the coding sequence GTGTGTTGTCCCCGCAAAGCAGCGCGGCGGCTGCTGGCCTTCCTGGTGCTTTCTCTCATGGCCGATTACCTTTTTCTTGGGGCGCTGACCCGCGACTTCATCCTGCCACCGCACGGCAAACCACTGCTGGATGTTCCTGGCGGGGGCGTGCTTTACGCCGCGGCAGGCGCGGCGCTGTGGGGCGGCAAGGTGGGCGTGGTGGCGCGCGTGGGGGAAGATTTCCCTCGCACCTGGCTGGACACCATTCGCCAACGCGGGTGGGACATCCGGGGCATCAAAATTCTGCCTCAGCCGCTGGACACCCGCCGGGTGCTCATCTATCGCCCTGACGGCGGCCTCAGCAACGAACAGCCTGCCAGCGCCTTTGCCCGCCGTGGGCTCGACTTTCCCCGTGAATTGCTGAACTACGCTCCTCACACCCTGCGCCGCGCCGACCTGGAACAACCCACGCCCACCACCCTACGCCTGGCCGATTTGCCCCCCGATTTTGCCGACGCACGGGCTGCCCATTTTTGCCCCCACGACTTCCTGACACACCATTTGTTACCCGCCACACTGCGCACCGCGGGCGTGCCGCTTACCACCCTTTCTCCCCACCCCGCTTACATGACCTCCCTCTTCGCCCAGCGCATCCCCCCCCTGGTGCACGGGCTGACCGCGCTCATCACCCCCGAAACCACGCTCGCCGCGCTGTTTCGCGAACAGTACAGCGACCTGTGGGAAATGGCCACTGCCATAGGCCACTGGCAGGTGGAACTGGTGGTCATTCGGCGCGCAAGCGGCGAGGTATGGCTTTACGAAAGCACCTCCCGCCGCCGCTGGGTGATTCCTGGCTACCCCACCGAGGTGGCCGACCCCACCGGCGCGGACGATGCCTTTGCCGGTGCCTTCCTGGTCGCCTATCGGGAAACCCTGGACCCCGTCCAGGCGGCCGTGCGTGGCGCAGCCACGGCCACGCTGGCTGCCGAAACCCGGGGCGTTTTTGCCCTTGCCGATACCCTGCCCGCCTTGCTCCACGCCCGCGCCGAGGCGCTGATGCGTGATGTCCGTCAGGTGTGA